Proteins found in one Schistocerca serialis cubense isolate TAMUIC-IGC-003099 chromosome 5, iqSchSeri2.2, whole genome shotgun sequence genomic segment:
- the LOC126482022 gene encoding putative gustatory receptor 28b: MGKAVNAAYGVQNLVEVVSCFVSIVTYIYINVVVFLDLKPVWPGIPRGQVITMFSLWIGLMVGRLLITAYSSDMVVQETTRTQRLVQKLLLLPLPARSGCQDELQLFGEQMARSRLRYSAAGFFTLDLSLLRSFTATVTTYVVILVQFGLSGANKQQNSSAAECRC, encoded by the coding sequence ATGGGTAAAGCTGTCAATGCGGCTTATGGAGTACAGAATCTCGTAGAAGTGGTCAGCTGTTTCGTGAGTATCGTGACGTACATTTATATCAATGTAGTTGTCTTCTTAGATCTGAAGCCCGTTTGGCCTGGAATACCGAGGGGTCAAGTCATCACCATGTTCTCTCTGTGGATTGGACTCATGGTGGGGCGTCTACTGATCACAGCGTACAGCAGCGACATGGTCGTGCAAGAGACCACCCGCACACAGCGGCTGGTCCAGAAACTACTGCTGTTACCACTGCCTGCTAGAAGCGGCTGTCAAGACGAGCTGCAGCTCTTCGGAGAGCAGATGGCGCGCAGTCGACTGCGCTACAGCGCAGCGGGGTTCTTCACGCTCGACCTGTCTCTGCTGAGGAGCTTCACAGCCACCGTCACCACCTACGTCGTCATCCTCGTCCAGTTCGGACTGTCTGGCGCGAACAAGCAGCAGAACAGCAGCGCCGCTGAGTGCAGATGTTAA